CAACAGGTTACACAGTCTCTGCTGAACGATAATCCCTCTTATTCCAGATCCGCAGGGCTGTTAAGCTGCTCGCCCTGAATTTCAGCTGTTGCAGACCCCGTATGACCCCGCCGCTGCGTATCCCCTTCAGTCTTCTGCTCGCCTTGCTCCTGAGCGGATGCGATGACGCCCCGCGCTTTACCAAAGCCGAACCCGGCGAAGCGCTCTCGGGCGGCAGTGCTACGGTGCAGCGACGCGACCAGAACGCCTTCGCCCTGCCCTCGGCGAATCTGCCGCCAGTGCGCCGCGTGGACTTCAGCGTAGGCAACAGTTTCTTCCGCAACCCGTGGGTCATCGCCCCGTCCACCACCACCGCGCGCGATGGCCTGGGCCCGTTGTTCAACACCAACGCCTGCCAGAACTGTCATATCCGTGATGGTCGCGGGCATCCGCCCGAGCCTGGTGACAACAATGCCGTATCGATGCTGGTACGTTTGTCGATTCCCGGTGGCGAGGCTTCGGCGCAGGCTCTGCAGCGCATCGGCGTAGTGCCCGAGCCGGTGTACGGCACGCAACTGCAGGACATGGCGATTCCGGGCGTCGTTCCGGAAGGCAAGGTGCGGGTCGAGTACGACCCGCTGGTGATGCGTTTTCGCGACGGCACCGAGGTGGAGCTGCGCCAGCCGACGCTGCGCATCACCCACCTGGGCTACGGTCCGCTGCATCCGGAAACCCGGGTCTCGGCGCGCATCGCCCCGCCGATGATCGGCCTCGGGCTGCTGGAGGCCATTCCCGAGACGGCGATCCTGGCCAACGCCGACCCGGACGACAAGAACGACGACGGCATTTCCGGACGCCCCAACTGGGTCTGGGATGAGGCCCGCCAGCAGGTCGCCCTTGGGCGTTTCGGCTGGAAAGCCGGCCAGCCCAGCCTCAATCAGCAGAACGCCCACGCCTTCGCCGGCGACATGGGGCTGACCACCCACCTGCTGCCCCACGACGACTGCACATCGGCGCAGACGGCCTGCCAGCAGGCGCCCAATGGCAATGGCCCGGACGGCGAACCGGAGGTCAGCGACAACATCCTGCGCCTGGTCGAGTTCTATACCCGCAACCTCGGCGTGCCGGCGCGCCGTGCGGTCGACGACCCGCAGGTACTGGCCGGCAAGAGCCTGTTCTTCAAGGCCGGTTGCAACCAGTGCCACACGCCGCAGTTCACCACCCGCAGCGACGCCGCCGAACCGGAACTGGCCAATCAGGTCATTCGTCCCTACACCGACCTGCTGCTGCACGACATGGGTGAAGGCCTGGCCGACAACCGCAGCGAGTTCCAGGCCAATGGCCGGGAATGGCGCACGCCGCCCCTGTGGGGGCTGGGCCTGACCCAGGCGGTCAGCGGACATACCCAGTTGCTGCATGATGGCCGGGCGCGCAACGTACTGGAGGCAATCCTCTGGCACGGCGGCGAAGCGCAGGCCGCGCAACGGCAGGTGCTGGCGTTCGATGCCGAACAGCGCGCAGCCTTGCTGAGCTTCCTCAATTCATTATGATTGCCTGCCCTTAACCAAGGAGCCCGAGATGTTCCGTCCCAAGCTGTTGTTCACCAGCCTCGCCGCCCTGGCGCTGGGCGCCTGTACCCCCGCCGATCCGCAGGCCGTGACCTCGGCGGCGATCGCCAAACAGGTGATCCTGCCTACCTACAGCCGCTGGGTAGAGGCGGACCGGCAACTGGCGGCCAGCGCCTTGGCATTCTGCGAAGGCAAGACCGACCTGCAGACCGCTCGCGCGGACTTCCTCAAGGCACAGAAGACCTGGGCCGAGCTGCAGCCTCTGCTGATCGGGCCACTGGCCGAGAGCAACCGTGCCTGGCAGGTCCAGTTCTGGCCGGACAAGAAAAACCTGGTGGGCCGTCAGGTCGAGCAACTGGTGGCGGCGCAGCCTTCGATCAGCGTCGAGGAACTGACCAAGGCCAGCGTCGTGGTCCAGGGTCTGTCGGCCTACGAATACATCCTCTTCGACGCCGACATCGACATGGCCAATGCCCAGCAGAAGGCCCGCTATTGCCCGCTGCTGACCGCTATCGGTGCACGCCAGAAGCTGCTCGCCGAAGAAATCCTCAACAGCTGGAACAGCAACGACGGCATGCTGGCGCAGTTGAGCAAGTTCCCCAACAATCGGTATGCCGACTCCCACGAGGCGATCGCCGAGCTGCTTCGCGTACAGGTCACCGCCTTGGATACGCTCAAGAAGAAACTGGGTACGCCGCTGGGCCGCCAGTCCAAGGGCGTACCACAGCCATTCCAGGCTGACTCCTGGCGCAGCCAGGCATCGCTCAGCAGCCTGCAGGCCAGCCTGGCGAGTGCCGAGACCGTATGGGCAGGTGTCGACAACAAGGGCCTGCGCAGCCTCCTGCCCGCCGAGCAGAAGCCCCTGGCCGACAAGATCGACGCGGCCTATGCCAACAGTCGCAAGCTGTTGGCCGAACTCAAGCCGCCGCTGGCCGACCTGCTGGCCAGCGAAGCCGGGCGCCAGCAGCTCAATGCGTTCTATGACAGCCTGAATGCCGTCCACCGCCTGCATGAGGGCGAGCTGGCCAAGGCACTGGGCATTCAGTTGGGCTTCAATGCCAACGACGGCGACTGATCGGAGGAAGAGCAGATGATGCTGCGACGTCAGGCCCTGGCTCTGGGCAGCCTGCTGCTGAGTGCGGTCACGCTGGGCGGCTGGAGTCTGTTCCGCCACAAGGACAGCGGCCCACTGCTGCTATCGGCGCGTGACGATGCCGATGGCAAGCACTACGCCGTGGGCTATCGACTGGACGGCAAGCAGGTGTTCTCCACCGAGGTCGCCCAACGTTGCCATGACATCATCAACCATCCCGAACTGCCGCTGGCGGTATTCATCGCGCGGCGTCCGGGGACGCAGAGCTACCTCATCGACCTGCGTAGCGGCCAGTTGCTGCAGACCATCGAGTCGCAACCCGACCGGCACTTCTATGGGCATGCGGTGATTCACAAGGATGGGGAATGGCTATACGCCACGGAGAATGACACCCGCGACCCAGGGCGCGGTGTACTGGGGGTGTATCGCTTCGTCGATCAGCGTCTGGAGCATGCAGGTGAAATTCCGACCCATGGTATCGGGCCGCATCAGGTGTCGTGGATGCCGGACGGCGAAACCCTGATCGTCGCCAATGGCGGGATTCGCACCGAGGCCGAAAGCCGGGTGGAAATGAACCTCGATGCCATGGAGCCAAGCCTGGTGCTGATGAAGCGCGACGGTACGCTGTTGAGCAAGGAACTCCTGAGCCAACAGATGAACAGCGTGCGTCACCTGGCGGTGGCCAGCGACGGCACCATCGTCGCGGGACAGCAGTTCATGGGCGACTCGACGACCCTGGCCGAGCTGCTGGCGATCAAGCGCCCGGGCCAGCCATTCCAGGCGTTTGCGGTGGCCGAAGAGCAGCTGCGCAGCATGAACCACTATACGGCAAGCGTCGCCATTCATGACGAGCTGCGCCTGGTGGCCTTGACCGCCCCCAGGGCCAACCGGTTCTTCATCTGGGATCTGGACAGCGCAGCCTTGAAACTGGACGCCTCCATGCCGGATTGCGCCGGCGTCGGTGCGGTGGCCGACGGGTTTGTGGTGACTTCTGGCCAGGGTCGCTGCCGCTTCTACGATTGCCGCCAGGCAAGCCTGCAGCCCAAACCACTGGAGCTGCCCAGCGCATTCTGGGACAACCACCTGCACTTGGCCTGAAGCCGCTGTACGGGCTCAGGGGAGCTGCACCAGCTCTTCTGCCCTGATTCGCTCGATCACGCTGCGGGCCCGCGCCTGGCAAGCCTGCGGCGGGGCTTCATGCAGGTGCCTGTCCAGCTCGGGATCGCGCACGCAGCGAGCCTCTTCGGTGGCCAGGCGACTGGCCATTTCTTCCTGATGCTGGCGGATGGTGTCCAGGGTGTCGGCAATCACTTGCAATTGGGCGACCGGCTCGCGGCGTGATGAGGCGGGGCCTGTCGCCCCCTGTCGAAGGATATCGGCCCCCCGCATGAGCTCGGCCTGTTTCTTGAGGGCGCGTAAACGGCTTTCATTGACCTCCAGTGCATGGCGCAGATGTTCCACGCTTCTGGAGTACTCACGGGCGACGCGGGTTTCTTCCATTAACAGGACTTCCTGCTCCGCGATTTCCCCGGCGACCTGCAGTGCTCGTTCATCTTCAGCGCGTTCGAGCGAATGGCGAAGTTCATCGGTGAGCGTCCTCAGTCGCCTCTGGGTCTGATGCACTTCCCTGCCGGCCAGGATATTCTTCGCCATCAGGTTGGCCAGGCTGGATCGCCCTGTCTCGACCAGCGCCTCGACCTCAAGCAGCTCGTGGTCCAGCACCCGCCAGGCCTGGTAGACCACGGTATCTTCGGCGGCATCCTGCAGGCCGCCACGCAAGGCAATCAGCAGTTTCGTCCATGTGGGACCCATCGCAATTCTTCCTTCTTTTATGGCGATATTCTGAAAGCGTTCGTATTGAAATACGGGGCAAGGAAAAAGATGGCATATGTAACTAACTGAATCTGCAAGAAACAGCATTTACATATGTAGGAGTATTCCTCAGATTTTGAAGTTATCCATTCGCCCATCCCTTCGAAGATCACACTTGTAATAACGCCGCAAGAGGCCGAATATCGGCAGATACCTGCAGGAGTTCATGCCAGGTTCTTTCCAGGGAAGTGACGCATGCTACGCCGCCGTATCCTGATCATGCTCGGGCTGGTACTGCTCGGTGTGCTGTTGCTCGCCGGCTACAAGGCCTTCTCGATCTATCGGCAGATCCAGCAGTTCAGCGCGCCCAAGCCTGCGGTCAGCGTGGCGGTGGCCACCGCGCGCGAACAACCCTGGCAAGCGCGGCTACCGGCCATCGGCACGCTCAAGGCTCTTCAGGGCGTCGAGCTGAGCCTTGAAGTCGCCGGCACGGTCAAGACGATCCAGTTCGAATCGGGGCAGCCGGTGCGCGCCGGCCAGCCGTTGCTGCAACTGGACAGCGATGTGGAGCGCGCCCAGCTGGCGACTGCCGAGGCAGACCTGGGTCTGGCCCGTGTCGAATATGGCCGCGGCAGCCGCCTGGTGGGCGATCAGGCCATCTCGCGGGGAGATTTCGACCGGCTCGCCGCCCAACAGCAGAAGTCTGCCGCCACCGTCAATCAGCTCAAGGCCGCGCTGGCCAAGAAGCAGATCCTCGCGCCCTTCGACGGCACCATCGGCATTCGCCAGGTGGACGTCGGCGCCTATCTGGCCAGTGGCACGGTCATCGCCACCCTGCAGGACCTGAGCAGCCTCTACCTCGACTTCAACGTGCCCGAGCAGAGCGTACCGCAGCTCGCCATCGGCCAGCCCGTACTGGCCGACGTTGCGGCATGGCCCGGACAGTCATTCGAAGGGCGCATCAGCGCGATCAATCCAAAGGTCGACGAAACCACCCGCAACGTGCAGGTTCGCGCGACCCTGCCCAACCCGGAACGACGCTTGCTGCCGGGTATGTTCGCCAGCCTGCAGGTGCAGTTGCCCGGCAACGCTTCGCGTGTCCTGGTGCCTGAAACAGCCATTACCTACACCCTGTATGGCAACTCGGTGTACGTCGTCGTCGCCAGCCACGATGAGCAGGGCCAGGCGCAGATGAACGCCGAGGGCCAACCGCGCTGGCAGGTCGAGCGGCGCTCCGTGGAAACGGGCGAGCGACGCGATGGCCAGGTGATCATTCTCAAGGGCATCAAGGCCGGCGAGGTGGTGGTCAGCGGAGGCCAGTTGAAGCTCGACCAGGGCACCGAGGTCAAGCCGCTGGCCGACCCGACCCTTCCGGCCGCATCGGCCGGCCAGCCTGACGCCGGTTGAGCAGGTCATCCGCCATGGCCTTTACCGACCTGTTCATCCGCCGCCCGGTGCTGGCCACAGTGGTCAGCCTGCTGATCGTGCTGCTGGGCCTGCAGGCCTTCGGCAAGCTGAGCATCCGCCAGTACCCGCAGATGGAAAACGCGCTGATCACCGTCACCACCGCCTATCCCGGTGCCAATGCAGAAACCATCCAGGGCTACATTACCCAGCCCTTGCAACAGAGCCTGGCCAGCGCCGAAGGCATCGACTACATGACCTCGGTGAGCCGCCAGAATTTCTCGGTCATTTCCGTCTATGCGCGCATCGGCGCCGACAGCGACCGTCTGTACACGCAACTGCTGGCCAAGGCCAACGAGGTCAAGAACGAGCTGCCACAGGCCGCCGAAGACCCGGTACTGAGCAAGGAAGCCGCCGATGCCTCGGCGCTGATGTACATCAGCTTCTACAGCCCGCAATTGAGCAACCCGCAGATTACCGATTACCTGTCGCGGGTGATCCAGCCCAAGCTGGCCACCCTGCCCGGCATGGCCGAAGCGCAGATTCTCGGCAACCAGGTATTCGCCATGCGCCTGTGGCTCGACCCGGTGCGCCTGGCCGGCTTCGGCCTCACCGCTGCCGACGTCACCGACGCGGTGCGTCGGCAGAACTTCCTGTCCGCCGCCGGTGAGGTCAAGGGCGAGTACGTGGTGACCAGCATCAATGCCGCCACCGAACTCAAGTCCGCCGAGGCCTTCGCCAACATTCCGGTGAAGGTCCAGGGTGACAGCCGGGTGCTGCTCGGCGACGTGGCGCGTGTCGAGATGGGCGCCGAGAACTACAACACTATCAGCTCCTTCGACGGCACGCCGTCGGTGTACATCGGCATCAAGAGCACGCCCAGCGCCAACCCGCTGGAGGTCATCAAGGAAGTGCGGCGGGTGATGCCGGAGATCGAAAGCCAGCTGCCACCAGGTCTGAAGGTGTCGATCGCCTACGACGCCACGTTGTTCATCCAGGCCTCCATCAATGAAGTGATCAAGACCCTGGCCGAGGCGGTACTGATCGTCATAGTCGTGGTGTTCCTGTTCCTCGGTGCCCTGCGCTCGGTACTGATCCCGGTGGTAACCATCCCGCTGTCGATGATCGGCGTACTGTTCTTCATGCAGTTGATGGGCTATTCGATCAACCTGCTGACCCTGTTGGCCATGGTCCTGGCCATCGGCCTGGTGGTGGACGACGCCATCGTCGTAGTGGAGAACATCCATCGCCACATCGAACAGGGCCAACGCCCGTTCGACGCAGCCCTGCAGGGTGCCAGGGAAATCGCCATGCCAGTGGTGTCGATGACCGTGACCCTGGCTGCCGTATACGCCCCCATCGGCTTCCTGCAGGGCCTGACCGGCGCGCTGTTCAAGGAATTCGCCCTGACCCTCGCGGGCGCGGTGGTGATTTCCGGCATCGTGGCCCTGACCCTCTCGCCGATGATGTGCGCCCTGCTGCTGCGACACGACAAGGCCCAAGGGGGGCTGGCCGCGCGCCTGGACCGGCTTTTCGACGGTCTGAAACGCCGTTACCAGCGCCTGCTGCACGGCACCCTGGAAACCCGCCCGGTGGTGCTGCTGTTCGGTGTTATCGTGCTGTGCCTGATTCCGGTGCTGCTGATGTTCAGCCGCTCGGAACTGGCGCCGGACGAAGACCAGGGCATCGTGTTCATGATGTCCACCTCACCGCAGACCACCAGCCTGGACTACATGAATGCCTACACCGATCAGTTCACCAAGGTGTTCAGGACCTTTCCGGAGTACTACTCCTCTTTCCAGATCAACGGCTTCAACGGCGTACAGACCGGCGTGGGCGGTTTTCTGCTCAAGCCCTGGGGCGAGCGCCAGCGCAGCCAGATGCAGATCCTTCCCGAAGTCCAGGCCAGGCTCGATGAAATACCCGGCCTGCAGATCTTCGGTTTCAACCTGCCGTCATTGCCGGGCACCGGTGAAGGCCTGCCATTCCAGTTCGTGATCAACAGCACCGGGGATTACCCCGCGCTGCTGGAGCTGGCCGAAAGGGTCCGCAAGCGTGCCATGGCATCGGGCAAGTTCGCCTTCATGACCGTCGATCTGGCGTTCGACAAGCCGGAGATCGTAGTCGACATCGACCGCGCCAAGGCGGCGCAGATGGGCGTCTCGATGCAAGACCTGGGCGGCACGCTGGCGACCCTGCTGGGCGAATCGGAGATCAACCGCTTCAGCATCGACGGGCGCAGCTACAAGGTGATCGCCCAGGTGGAGCGCGCCTACCGCGACAACCCCGCCTGGCTGAACCGCTATTACGTCAGGAACGACCAGGGCAAGCTGCTGCCGCTGTCGACGCTGATCAGCGTCAGCGATCGGGCACGGCCACGCCAGCTCAACCAGTTCCAGCAACTGAACTCGGCGATCATCCAAGGATTTCCCATCGCCAGCATGGGCGAAGCCATCGACACGGTGCGCACCATCGCGCAGGAAGAGGCGCCCGCCGGCTTCGCCTTCGACTACGCCGGGGCCTCGCGGCAGTACGTGCAGGAAGGCAGCACGCTGTGGCTGACCTTCGCCCTGGCCTTGGCGATCATCTTCCTGGTGCTGGCGGCGCAGTTCGAAAGCTTCCGCGCCCCATTGGTGATCCTGGTGACCGTCCCGTTGTCGATCTGCGGCGCCCTGCTGCCGATGTTCCTCGGCGTGTCGAGCATGAACATCTATACCCAGGTTGGTTTGGTGACACTGATCGGGTTGATCAGCAAGCATGGCATCCTGATCGTGGAATTCGCCAATGGCCTGCGCCGGCAAGGCCTGGAGGCCAGGGAGGCAGTCGAACAGGCCGCCGCGATTCGCCTGCGCCCGGTGTTAATGACCACCGCAGCCATGGTGTTCGGCATGCTGCCGCTGATCTTCGCCAGCGGCGCCGGCGCGGTGAGCCGCTTCGACATCGGTATCGTCATCGCCACCGGCATGTCGGTGGGCACCTTGTTCACCCTGTTCGTGCTGCCTTGCGTCTATACCCTGCTGGCACCGAAGGCCGAGACGCGGTAAAAGCCCTGAAACGAAAAGGCCCCGGTATCGAAACCGGGGCCTTCATGTCAGGTCAGTCATTCAGCGTCGCACTCCCGTGCCCTGGGCCAGGCTGTAGAGAAACAGCAGCAGGTCGTGGTCCGGCTGCGTCACCTGCTGGACCTTGGCCACCTTGGGCAAGGGACAGTGCCCCTCGCCATGCGGCGTGCTCAGCACTTTGGTGGAAGGTTGCTCCCAGGCTGCAACTGCCATCGTCGTGGTGGCCAGGGCCGCGACGAGAAACAAACCTCGAGCCATTTCTAGTTTCATTAGCCTAACCCTTTGAGAGCGCTGCCAAACGCCGTCTGGTAAAAGTAGATCAACTTGTCCCAGTCAGCGACACTGAATGACGAATGGCGGCGCAATTGCTTCATGTCGTGCAGCGCAGCACCACGAGCGGTCAGGCGCCGGCGGCCTTTTTCCAAATCCAGCAAGGCCACCTGTGGCTGCGCCTGGTCACCCTGGCCGGTGACTTTCACGAATACATGCTTGCTGTACAGGCAGCTGTGCTGCCAGCGGCCGCGGTGCATGCGTGCCAGGGTCTCGCCGATGGCCTGTAGCAGGCGCTCGTGCACGGCCTCGCCGTAGCGCTCACGACCGCCACCGGCGTACCAATGGTCTATTTCTTCGAAGCCTTCGAGATTGGCCGTCACCAACAGAGCGCGCCATTGCTGACGTTCGTCACGTTCGGCGCCGCAATAGATGATTTCCGGCACCCGCACGCCCAGCCGGCGCAGGCCTTCAAGTGCATCGCGCTCACGCAGCACTGTCGGCCTGCCGAAGGGATGCAGCCAGCTACGGTATACATGGCCGATCTGGCGCTTGACATAAAGCAGCCCGCCGTCCTCGGCGCGAACACGCTGCACGCCGCTTTCTCCGCCACGCCGCACGTTGGGTGCCTCGACCCAGTCGCCCTGCAGCTGCCAGAACTGCCCGAAATCGTCGTTGCTTGTGTTCAGTGTCGCCTGCGCCGTCATTGACTGCCCATCCTGGTTATTGTTTGCGTAGCAGATAGACTCGCCACATCGCATATTTCGGCAGGAAGTTCAGGTGCTTCTGGATGCTGAATCCTGCCGCTTCGAATTCCTGCTCAACCGTTGCAGCCGGTAACACAAAACGGTTCTGGTAACTTTCGGCCCCACTGGACACCGGCTGCTCGCCCTGGCGCCGACGCTCAAGACGCTTGCGCTTCCAGGCCTTGAAGTTGCCATCGACCCATAGCGACACGATCACGCTGTCGCGGCTAACCCGTTGAAACTCACGCAGTAACGCCATCCGGTGTTCGGCCTGACCAATATGGTGCAACAGGCGCATGCAGAAGATGCTGTCGACCGAATGGTCGGGCAGGTCAATGGCAAAGGCAGAAGTTTGCAAAGTACGTACCCGTTGCACCACTTCGTCCGCCTGGCCCTGCCGAGCGGTCCTGAGCATGTCGGCCGAGTTGTCGGCGCCGATGATCATTCGGGTAGGGTGTTCAGCCAGCAACGGCCAGAAACGCCCGGCGCCGCAGGGCAAATCCAGCACCACACCGGGATCCCCGGCCAGTTGCAGCGCCTTGCGAGCCAGTTGCTCGTCCCGCAGATGGGACAGCCGACGCCAGAGACCGTTCCGATGTTTTTCAAGATATTGCCGCGCGTGGTCACGGTCGTATTTGTTGGAAAACTCCAGTTCGATACGCTTGCTCATGAGGGCTCTCCGCTTCAGATGCCTTCACGATAGGTGAACGGCCGTCTGCGTCAGGTCATGCACTCGTGAAAAAAACGTCGTCAAACGCGAGAGAATGTTTCCAGTAATTTCAATGCGTTAGAAAGATCTTACAGACATATCCGAGACGGACAAGCGCGTCGCGAGCAAGATACGCACGTGTCAGGAGGGCGTTACGGTTCAACAGTGGGCCGGTTGCCCGGCCACCCTGTTCAGCGCTCGTTGCCAGTGGGGGCCAGATTGACTTCAAAACGGCAGCCGTTGGGCTCCATGGGGCTGAGGCTGACGGTCCAGCCCTGGTTGACGCAGATGCGCTGTACCAGCGAAAGCCCCAGCCCCAGACCTTCGCCACGCTGCTCGTTGCCGCGCACGAACGGCTCGAACATGGCCTCGCGCTTTTCTTCGGGAATGCCCACGCCACTGTCTTCGACGACGAAGCCTCGACCATGAAGTGTCAGAGCGATGAAACCCTGGTCGGTGTAATGCAGGGCGTTGCGTAGCAGGTTGCCCATCACCGCCAGCAGGAAGGTCGCGTTGTAGCGGATTTCCGACGCCTGGTCGTCCTCGGCCGGCTTGTAGATCAGCTCCAGGCCCTTGCTCTCGATGGGGCCGCGCCACTGCGCAATCAGCTGCTCGGCGACACCGGTCAGGGTGGCCTTGGGGGTCATGGTCGGGTCTTCGCGCTGAGTGCGGGCAAGCATCAGGAAGGTCTGCACCAGGTCGCGCATTTCCTCGCAGGCCCGTGCGATGCGCTCCACCTGACGCCGAGCCCGCTGGTCCAGTGCCGGATTCTCAAGCAGCAGCTCGCAGGAGCTGGCCAGGACCATCAGTGGCGTACGCAGCTCATGGCTGACGTCGCTGGTGAACATGCGTTCGCGGGTCAGCGCCTGGCGCAGGCGCCCCAGAGTGGCGTCGAAAGCCACCGCCAGTTCGCCCACTTCGTCGGCGGCATAATCCGGCGCCAAGGGCGGTGCCAGGCCCAGCAACTGATCACGGTGGCGCACCTGGCGGGCCAGGCGCACCACCGGCGCCATGACCCGACGAGCGAGAATCCAGCCCAGGAACACTGCCAGGGCCAGGGCCAGGACGAAGCCCACCAGCACCACGGCGAACAGCAGCCGCTCGCGCTCT
The Pseudomonas sp. DTU_2021_1001937_2_SI_NGA_ILE_001 DNA segment above includes these coding regions:
- a CDS encoding di-heme oxidoredictase family protein translates to MTPPLRIPFSLLLALLLSGCDDAPRFTKAEPGEALSGGSATVQRRDQNAFALPSANLPPVRRVDFSVGNSFFRNPWVIAPSTTTARDGLGPLFNTNACQNCHIRDGRGHPPEPGDNNAVSMLVRLSIPGGEASAQALQRIGVVPEPVYGTQLQDMAIPGVVPEGKVRVEYDPLVMRFRDGTEVELRQPTLRITHLGYGPLHPETRVSARIAPPMIGLGLLEAIPETAILANADPDDKNDDGISGRPNWVWDEARQQVALGRFGWKAGQPSLNQQNAHAFAGDMGLTTHLLPHDDCTSAQTACQQAPNGNGPDGEPEVSDNILRLVEFYTRNLGVPARRAVDDPQVLAGKSLFFKAGCNQCHTPQFTTRSDAAEPELANQVIRPYTDLLLHDMGEGLADNRSEFQANGREWRTPPLWGLGLTQAVSGHTQLLHDGRARNVLEAILWHGGEAQAAQRQVLAFDAEQRAALLSFLNSL
- a CDS encoding imelysin family protein, which codes for MFRPKLLFTSLAALALGACTPADPQAVTSAAIAKQVILPTYSRWVEADRQLAASALAFCEGKTDLQTARADFLKAQKTWAELQPLLIGPLAESNRAWQVQFWPDKKNLVGRQVEQLVAAQPSISVEELTKASVVVQGLSAYEYILFDADIDMANAQQKARYCPLLTAIGARQKLLAEEILNSWNSNDGMLAQLSKFPNNRYADSHEAIAELLRVQVTALDTLKKKLGTPLGRQSKGVPQPFQADSWRSQASLSSLQASLASAETVWAGVDNKGLRSLLPAEQKPLADKIDAAYANSRKLLAELKPPLADLLASEAGRQQLNAFYDSLNAVHRLHEGELAKALGIQLGFNANDGD
- a CDS encoding DUF1513 domain-containing protein, with the translated sequence MLRRQALALGSLLLSAVTLGGWSLFRHKDSGPLLLSARDDADGKHYAVGYRLDGKQVFSTEVAQRCHDIINHPELPLAVFIARRPGTQSYLIDLRSGQLLQTIESQPDRHFYGHAVIHKDGEWLYATENDTRDPGRGVLGVYRFVDQRLEHAGEIPTHGIGPHQVSWMPDGETLIVANGGIRTEAESRVEMNLDAMEPSLVLMKRDGTLLSKELLSQQMNSVRHLAVASDGTIVAGQQFMGDSTTLAELLAIKRPGQPFQAFAVAEEQLRSMNHYTASVAIHDELRLVALTAPRANRFFIWDLDSAALKLDASMPDCAGVGAVADGFVVTSGQGRCRFYDCRQASLQPKPLELPSAFWDNHLHLA
- a CDS encoding efflux RND transporter periplasmic adaptor subunit, which codes for MLRRRILIMLGLVLLGVLLLAGYKAFSIYRQIQQFSAPKPAVSVAVATAREQPWQARLPAIGTLKALQGVELSLEVAGTVKTIQFESGQPVRAGQPLLQLDSDVERAQLATAEADLGLARVEYGRGSRLVGDQAISRGDFDRLAAQQQKSAATVNQLKAALAKKQILAPFDGTIGIRQVDVGAYLASGTVIATLQDLSSLYLDFNVPEQSVPQLAIGQPVLADVAAWPGQSFEGRISAINPKVDETTRNVQVRATLPNPERRLLPGMFASLQVQLPGNASRVLVPETAITYTLYGNSVYVVVASHDEQGQAQMNAEGQPRWQVERRSVETGERRDGQVIILKGIKAGEVVVSGGQLKLDQGTEVKPLADPTLPAASAGQPDAG
- a CDS encoding multidrug efflux RND transporter permease subunit translates to MAFTDLFIRRPVLATVVSLLIVLLGLQAFGKLSIRQYPQMENALITVTTAYPGANAETIQGYITQPLQQSLASAEGIDYMTSVSRQNFSVISVYARIGADSDRLYTQLLAKANEVKNELPQAAEDPVLSKEAADASALMYISFYSPQLSNPQITDYLSRVIQPKLATLPGMAEAQILGNQVFAMRLWLDPVRLAGFGLTAADVTDAVRRQNFLSAAGEVKGEYVVTSINAATELKSAEAFANIPVKVQGDSRVLLGDVARVEMGAENYNTISSFDGTPSVYIGIKSTPSANPLEVIKEVRRVMPEIESQLPPGLKVSIAYDATLFIQASINEVIKTLAEAVLIVIVVVFLFLGALRSVLIPVVTIPLSMIGVLFFMQLMGYSINLLTLLAMVLAIGLVVDDAIVVVENIHRHIEQGQRPFDAALQGAREIAMPVVSMTVTLAAVYAPIGFLQGLTGALFKEFALTLAGAVVISGIVALTLSPMMCALLLRHDKAQGGLAARLDRLFDGLKRRYQRLLHGTLETRPVVLLFGVIVLCLIPVLLMFSRSELAPDEDQGIVFMMSTSPQTTSLDYMNAYTDQFTKVFRTFPEYYSSFQINGFNGVQTGVGGFLLKPWGERQRSQMQILPEVQARLDEIPGLQIFGFNLPSLPGTGEGLPFQFVINSTGDYPALLELAERVRKRAMASGKFAFMTVDLAFDKPEIVVDIDRAKAAQMGVSMQDLGGTLATLLGESEINRFSIDGRSYKVIAQVERAYRDNPAWLNRYYVRNDQGKLLPLSTLISVSDRARPRQLNQFQQLNSAIIQGFPIASMGEAIDTVRTIAQEEAPAGFAFDYAGASRQYVQEGSTLWLTFALALAIIFLVLAAQFESFRAPLVILVTVPLSICGALLPMFLGVSSMNIYTQVGLVTLIGLISKHGILIVEFANGLRRQGLEAREAVEQAAAIRLRPVLMTTAAMVFGMLPLIFASGAGAVSRFDIGIVIATGMSVGTLFTLFVLPCVYTLLAPKAETR
- a CDS encoding lipopolysaccharide kinase InaA family protein translates to MTAQATLNTSNDDFGQFWQLQGDWVEAPNVRRGGESGVQRVRAEDGGLLYVKRQIGHVYRSWLHPFGRPTVLRERDALEGLRRLGVRVPEIIYCGAERDERQQWRALLVTANLEGFEEIDHWYAGGGRERYGEAVHERLLQAIGETLARMHRGRWQHSCLYSKHVFVKVTGQGDQAQPQVALLDLEKGRRRLTARGAALHDMKQLRRHSSFSVADWDKLIYFYQTAFGSALKGLG
- a CDS encoding class I SAM-dependent methyltransferase; the protein is MSKRIELEFSNKYDRDHARQYLEKHRNGLWRRLSHLRDEQLARKALQLAGDPGVVLDLPCGAGRFWPLLAEHPTRMIIGADNSADMLRTARQGQADEVVQRVRTLQTSAFAIDLPDHSVDSIFCMRLLHHIGQAEHRMALLREFQRVSRDSVIVSLWVDGNFKAWKRKRLERRRQGEQPVSSGAESYQNRFVLPAATVEQEFEAAGFSIQKHLNFLPKYAMWRVYLLRKQ
- a CDS encoding sensor histidine kinase gives rise to the protein MEFKQSLAQRIIIAFALMSALVAGSFAVGIISTVHFIEEKLISAGLGGDLNRLLLAESVSDWSHRPKQDQLFYFSNGPGDFDLPPDIRHLEPGFHEVFRGPLSYHAMIEVVDGRHYALLQDQSDFEERERLLFAVVLVGFVLALALAVFLGWILARRVMAPVVRLARQVRHRDQLLGLAPPLAPDYAADEVGELAVAFDATLGRLRQALTRERMFTSDVSHELRTPLMVLASSCELLLENPALDQRARRQVERIARACEEMRDLVQTFLMLARTQREDPTMTPKATLTGVAEQLIAQWRGPIESKGLELIYKPAEDDQASEIRYNATFLLAVMGNLLRNALHYTDQGFIALTLHGRGFVVEDSGVGIPEEKREAMFEPFVRGNEQRGEGLGLGLSLVQRICVNQGWTVSLSPMEPNGCRFEVNLAPTGNER